Proteins from one Escherichia coli genomic window:
- the lapB gene encoding lipopolysaccharide assembly protein LapB, which produces MLELLFLLLPVAAAYGWYMGRRSAQQNKQDEANRLSRDYVAGVNFLLSNQQDKAVDLFLDMLKEDTGTVEAHLTLGNLFRSRGEVDRAIRIHQTLMESASLTYEQRLLAIQQLGRDYMAAGLYDRAEDMFNQLTDETDFRIGALQQLLQIYQATSEWQKAIDVAERLVKLGKDKQRVEIAHFYCELALQHMASDDLDRAMALLKKGAAADKNSARVSIMMGRVFMAKGEYAKAVESLQRVISQDRELVSETLEMLQTCYQQLGKTAEWAEFLQRAVEENTGADAELMLADIIEARDGSEAAQVYITRQLQRHPTMRVFHKLMDYHLNEAEEGRAKESLMVLRDMVGEKVRSKPRYRCQKCGFTAYTLYWHCPSCRAWSTIKPIRGLDGL; this is translated from the coding sequence ATGCTGGAGTTGTTGTTTCTGCTTTTGCCTGTAGCCGCTGCCTATGGCTGGTATATGGGCCGCAGAAGTGCGCAACAAAACAAGCAAGATGAAGCCAACCGCTTGTCGCGTGATTACGTAGCGGGGGTTAACTTTCTGCTTAGTAATCAACAGGATAAAGCGGTAGACCTGTTTCTCGATATGCTTAAAGAGGATACGGGTACCGTTGAAGCCCACCTTACGCTCGGAAACCTGTTCCGTTCGCGTGGCGAAGTTGATCGCGCTATTCGCATCCATCAGACCCTAATGGAAAGCGCCTCGCTGACCTATGAACAGCGTCTGTTGGCGATTCAACAACTGGGGCGTGATTACATGGCCGCCGGGTTATACGACCGCGCGGAAGACATGTTCAATCAACTGACCGATGAAACTGACTTCCGCATTGGCGCGCTGCAACAGTTGCTACAAATCTACCAGGCTACCAGCGAGTGGCAGAAAGCAATTGATGTTGCCGAACGCCTGGTGAAGCTGGGTAAAGATAAGCAGCGCGTCGAAATTGCTCATTTCTACTGCGAGTTAGCCCTACAGCATATGGCCAGCGACGATCTCGATCGTGCCATGGCCTTGTTAAAAAAAGGTGCAGCGGCAGATAAAAACAGCGCCCGCGTATCCATCATGATGGGACGCGTATTTATGGCGAAAGGAGAATACGCCAAAGCCGTTGAAAGTTTGCAACGCGTGATATCCCAGGACAGAGAACTGGTCAGCGAAACGCTGGAAATGCTGCAAACCTGCTACCAGCAGTTGGGTAAAACTGCCGAATGGGCTGAGTTCCTGCAGCGCGCGGTGGAAGAGAACACCGGTGCCGATGCTGAACTAATGCTTGCGGACATCATCGAAGCGCGCGACGGTAGTGAGGCCGCACAGGTCTATATTACGCGTCAGCTTCAGCGTCATCCGACCATGCGTGTGTTCCATAAGCTAATGGATTACCACTTAAATGAAGCGGAAGAAGGGCGTGCCAAAGAGAGTCTGATGGTGCTGCGTGACATGGTTGGCGAGAAGGTGCGTAGTAAGCCTCGTTATCGCTGCCAGAAATGTGGTTTTACCGCATACACCCTCTACTGGCATTGTCCATCTTGTCGGGCCTGGTCAACCATTAAACCGATTCGCGGTCTTGATGGCCTGTAA
- the yciW gene encoding carboxymuconolactone decarboxylase family protein, producing the protein MEQRHITGKSHWYHETQSSTAENDVLPLVPEAAKVRDPFLLDVILDEETLAPFLSWMVPARILAAELFPDQLTVTRSQTFTAYERLSTALTVAQVCGVQRLCNYYSARLTPLPGPDSSRESNHRLAQITQYARQLASSPSIIDNRSRQHLNDVGLTAWDCVIINQIIGFIGFQARTIATFQAYLGHSVRWLPGLEIQNYADASLFADESIRWRSSYEVEKLPEEHTKSSNAELCQLTETLSLHPISLSLLEKLLNSTRVNTQPDNKLAALLCARINGSPACFAACMNSSNEYKKISPLLRKGENEINQWADRDSVERATVQAIQWLTRAPDRFSAAQFSPLLEHEKSSTQIINLLVWSGLCGWINRLKIALGETY; encoded by the coding sequence ATGGAACAACGCCACATCACCGGCAAAAGCCACTGGTATCATGAAACGCAATCCAGTACTGCGGAGAATGACGTTCTGCCTCTGGTCCCGGAAGCCGCAAAGGTTCGCGATCCCTTTCTGCTCGACGTGATCCTTGATGAAGAAACGCTGGCCCCCTTCCTTTCATGGATGGTCCCGGCGCGCATTCTTGCAGCGGAGTTGTTCCCTGACCAGCTTACTGTGACCCGTTCACAGACCTTCACCGCTTATGAACGTTTGTCGACGGCCCTGACGGTTGCTCAGGTTTGCGGCGTCCAGCGGTTGTGCAACTACTATTCGGCGCGACTTACACCGCTCCCCGGACCTGATTCCTCCAGGGAAAGCAATCATCGGTTGGCACAAATCACGCAATATGCCCGCCAACTGGCCAGCTCGCCTTCTATTATCGACAACCGATCGCGCCAACATCTGAATGACGTCGGTCTTACTGCCTGGGACTGTGTGATAATCAACCAAATAATTGGTTTTATTGGCTTTCAGGCGCGGACAATTGCGACATTTCAGGCTTATCTCGGGCATTCGGTACGCTGGTTACCCGGTCTGGAGATACAAAACTACGCCGACGCGTCACTGTTTGCTGATGAATCAATACGCTGGCGAAGCAGCTATGAGGTGGAAAAACTACCTGAAGAGCACACAAAAAGTTCTAATGCAGAACTTTGCCAACTGACCGAAACACTCTCTCTCCACCCTATTTCACTTTCCCTTCTCGAAAAGTTGTTAAACAGCACACGGGTCAATACACAGCCGGATAATAAGCTTGCGGCGTTGTTATGCGCGCGTATTAATGGCAGTCCTGCTTGTTTTGCTGCCTGTATGAATTCATCAAATGAATATAAAAAAATCAGCCCCCTTCTGCGCAAGGGCGAAAATGAAATTAACCAATGGGCTGACCGTGATTCTGTTGAGCGCGCTACCGTTCAGGCGATACAATGGCTGACCCGAGCACCCGATCGCTTTAGCGCCGCCCAGTTCAGCCCATTACTCGAACACGAAAAATCATCAACGCAGATTATTAATCTGCTGGTATGGAGCGGGCTGTGTGGCTGGATAAATCGCTTAAAAATCGCGTTGGGTGAGACATATTAA
- the rnb gene encoding exoribonuclease II, with protein MFQDNPLLAQLKQQLHSQTPRAEGVVKATEKGFGFLEVDAQKSYFIPPPQMKKVMHGDRIIAVIHSEKDRESAEPEELVEPFLTRFVGKVQGKNDRLAIVPDHPLLKDAIPCRAARGLNHEFKEGDWAVAEMRRHPLKGDRSFYAELTQYITFGDDHFVPWWVTLARHNLEKEAPDGVATEMLDEGLVREDLTALDFVTIDSASTEDMDDALFAKALPDDKLQLIVAIADPTAWIAEGSKLDKAAKIRAFTNYLPGFNIPMLPRELSDDLCSLRANEVRPVLACRMTLSADGTIEDNIEFFAATIESKAKLVYDQVSDWLENTGDWQPESEAIAEQVRLLAQICQRRGEWRNNHALVFKDRPDYRFILGEKGEVLDIVAEPRRIANRIVEEAMIAANICAARVLRDKLGFGIYNVHMGFDPANADALAALLKTHGLHVDAEEVLTLDGFCKLRRELDAQPTGFLDSRIRRFQSFAEISTEPGPHFGLGLEAYATWTSPIRKYGDMINHRLLKAVIKGETATRPQDEITVQMAERRRLNRMAERDVGDWLYARFLKDKAGTDTRFAAEIVDISRGGMRVRLVDNGAIAFIPAPFLHAVRDELVCSQENGTVQIKGETAYKVTDVIDVTIAEVRMETRSIIARPVA; from the coding sequence ATGTTTCAGGACAACCCGCTGCTAGCGCAGCTTAAACAGCAACTGCATTCCCAGACGCCACGCGCTGAAGGGGTGGTAAAAGCCACAGAAAAAGGCTTTGGCTTCCTGGAAGTCGACGCGCAAAAAAGTTATTTCATTCCGCCGCCGCAGATGAAAAAAGTCATGCATGGCGACCGAATTATCGCAGTGATCCACAGTGAAAAAGATCGTGAATCCGCAGAGCCAGAAGAACTGGTTGAACCGTTTCTGACTCGTTTCGTGGGTAAAGTTCAGGGCAAAAATGACCGTCTGGCCATCGTTCCTGATCATCCACTCTTAAAAGACGCCATTCCTTGCCGCGCAGCCCGTGGCCTGAACCACGAGTTTAAAGAAGGCGACTGGGCGGTTGCCGAAATGCGCCGTCATCCGCTGAAAGGCGATCGTTCTTTCTATGCTGAACTAACACAATACATCACTTTTGGTGACGACCACTTTGTACCGTGGTGGGTTACCCTGGCGCGCCATAACCTGGAAAAAGAAGCACCAGACGGCGTCGCTACCGAAATGCTCGATGAAGGTCTGGTTCGTGAAGATCTGACAGCGCTGGATTTTGTCACCATCGACAGTGCCAGCACAGAAGATATGGATGACGCCCTTTTCGCTAAGGCGTTGCCGGATGACAAACTTCAGCTGATTGTGGCGATTGCCGATCCAACCGCGTGGATTGCTGAAGGCAGCAAGCTGGACAAAGCCGCGAAAATTCGCGCATTCACCAACTATCTGCCTGGCTTCAACATCCCTATGCTGCCTCGCGAGCTTTCTGACGATCTCTGCTCACTGCGCGCCAATGAAGTCCGCCCGGTACTGGCATGCCGCATGACGCTCTCCGCTGATGGCACCATTGAAGATAATATCGAATTCTTTGCCGCCACCATCGAATCCAAAGCGAAGCTGGTGTATGACCAGGTCTCTGACTGGCTGGAAAATACCGGTGACTGGCAGCCTGAAAGTGAAGCAATTGCCGAACAAGTCCGTTTGTTAGCGCAAATTTGCCAACGCCGTGGCGAGTGGCGTAATAACCACGCACTGGTATTTAAAGATCGCCCGGATTACCGCTTTATTCTCGGTGAAAAAGGTGAAGTGCTGGATATCGTCGCCGAGCCTCGTCGCATTGCCAATCGTATCGTCGAAGAAGCGATGATTGCCGCTAACATTTGTGCGGCCCGCGTACTGCGCGATAAGCTCGGTTTTGGCATCTATAACGTGCATATGGGCTTTGATCCGGCGAATGCCGACGCGCTGGCGGCGTTGCTGAAAACCCACGGTCTGCATGTCGATGCCGAAGAAGTGCTCACGCTGGACGGTTTCTGCAAACTGCGTCGTGAACTGGATGCGCAACCAACTGGTTTCCTCGACAGCCGCATTCGTCGCTTCCAGTCATTTGCTGAAATTAGCACTGAACCCGGTCCTCACTTTGGCCTCGGTCTGGAAGCATACGCCACCTGGACTTCGCCAATCCGTAAATATGGCGACATGATCAACCACCGTCTGCTGAAAGCGGTTATCAAAGGCGAAACTGCGACGCGTCCGCAGGATGAAATCACTGTCCAAATGGCCGAGCGTCGCCGTCTCAACCGAATGGCAGAACGTGATGTTGGCGACTGGTTATACGCACGCTTCCTGAAAGACAAAGCCGGGACCGACACCCGTTTCGCGGCGGAAATTGTCGATATCAGCCGTGGCGGCATGCGTGTGCGTTTGGTTGATAACGGCGCTATCGCCTTTATTCCAGCACCTTTCTTACACGCTGTGCGCGATGAACTGGTTTGCAGCCAGGAAAACGGCACTGTACAAATTAAAGGTGAAACGGCTTACAAAGTGACCGACGTTATTGACGTCACCATTGCCGAAGTCCGCATGGAAACCCGCAGCATTATTGCACGCCCGGTCGCGTAA
- the pgpB gene encoding phosphatidylglycerophosphatase B codes for MRSIARRTAVGAALLLVMPVAVWISGWRWQPGEQSWLLKAAFWVTETVTQPWGVITHLILFGWFLWCLRFRIKAAIMLFAILAAAILVGQGVKSWIKDKVQEPRPFVIWLEKTHHIPVDEFYTLKRAERGNIVKEQLAEEKNIPQYLRSHWQKETGFAFPSGHTMFAASWALLAVGLLWPRRRTLTIAILLVWATGVMGSRLLLGMHWPRDLVVATLISWALVAIATWLAQRICGPLTPPAEENREIAQREQES; via the coding sequence ATGCGTTCGATTGCCAGACGTACCGCAGTGGGAGCTGCACTATTGCTTGTTATGCCGGTAGCCGTATGGATTTCTGGCTGGCGTTGGCAACCTGGAGAACAAAGTTGGCTACTAAAAGCGGCTTTTTGGGTTACTGAAACTGTCACTCAGCCATGGGGCGTCATTACACATTTGATTTTATTCGGCTGGTTTCTCTGGTGTCTGCGTTTTCGCATTAAGGCTGCCATTATGTTATTTGCCATTCTGGCGGCGGCAATCCTTGTGGGACAAGGTGTTAAATCCTGGATCAAAGACAAAGTCCAGGAACCACGACCTTTTGTAATCTGGCTGGAAAAAACACATCATATTCCGGTTGATGAGTTCTACACTTTAAAGCGAGCAGAACGCGGAAATATAGTGAAAGAACAGTTGGCTGAAGAGAAAAATATCCCGCAATATTTGCGTTCACACTGGCAGAAAGAGACGGGGTTTGCCTTTCCGTCCGGTCACACGATGTTTGCTGCCAGTTGGGCGCTGTTGGCCGTTGGGTTGCTGTGGCCGCGTCGGCGAACGTTAACCATTGCTATCTTGCTGGTCTGGGCAACCGGAGTCATGGGAAGCCGCCTGCTACTCGGGATGCATTGGCCGCGCGATCTGGTGGTAGCTACGTTGATTTCGTGGGCGCTGGTGGCGATAGCAACGTGGCTTGCACAACGAATTTGTGGGCCATTAACACCACCTGCGGAAGAAAATCGCGAAATTGCGCAACGAGAACAAGAAAGTTAA
- the fabI gene encoding enoyl-ACP reductase FabI — MGFLSGKRILVTGVASKLSIAYGIAQAMHREGAELAFTYQNDKLKGRVEEFAAQLGSDIVLQCDVAEDASIDTMFAELGKVWPKFDGFVHSIGFAPGDQLDGDYVNAVTREGFKIAHDISSYSFVAMAKACRSMLNPGSALLTLSYLGAERAIPNYNVMGLAKASLEANVRYMANAMGPEGVRVNAISAGPIRTLAASGIKDFRKMLAHCEAVTPIRRTVTIEDVGNSAAFLCSDLSAGISGEVVHVDGGFSIAAMNELELK; from the coding sequence ATGGGTTTTCTTTCCGGTAAGCGCATTCTGGTAACCGGTGTTGCCAGCAAACTGTCCATCGCCTACGGTATCGCTCAGGCGATGCACCGCGAAGGAGCTGAACTGGCATTCACCTACCAGAACGACAAACTGAAAGGCCGCGTAGAAGAATTTGCCGCTCAATTGGGTTCTGACATCGTTCTGCAGTGCGATGTTGCCGAAGATGCCAGCATCGACACCATGTTCGCTGAACTGGGGAAAGTTTGGCCGAAATTTGACGGTTTCGTACACTCTATTGGTTTTGCACCTGGCGATCAGCTGGATGGTGACTATGTTAACGCCGTCACCCGTGAAGGCTTCAAAATTGCCCACGACATCAGCTCCTACAGCTTCGTTGCAATGGCAAAAGCTTGCCGCTCCATGCTGAATCCGGGTTCTGCCCTGCTGACCCTTTCCTACCTTGGCGCTGAGCGCGCTATCCCGAACTACAACGTTATGGGTCTGGCAAAAGCGTCTCTGGAAGCGAACGTGCGCTATATGGCGAACGCGATGGGTCCGGAAGGTGTGCGTGTTAACGCCATCTCTGCTGGTCCGATCCGTACTCTGGCGGCTTCCGGTATCAAAGATTTCCGCAAAATGCTGGCTCATTGCGAAGCCGTTACCCCGATTCGCCGTACCGTTACTATTGAAGATGTGGGTAACTCTGCGGCATTCCTGTGCTCCGATCTCTCTGCCGGTATCTCCGGTGAAGTGGTCCACGTTGACGGCGGTTTCAGCATCGCTGCAATGAACGAACTCGAACTGAAATAA
- the pyrF gene encoding orotidine-5'-phosphate decarboxylase, with the protein MTLTASSSSRAVTNSPVVVALDYHNRDAALAFVDKIDPRDCRLKVGKEMFTLFGPQFVRELQQRGFDIFLDLKFHDIPNTAAHAVAAAADLGVWMVNVHASGGARMMTAAREALVPFGKDAPLLIAVTVLTSMEASDLADLGVTLSPADYAERLAALTQKCGLDGVVCSAQEAVRFKQVFGQEFKLVTPGIRPQGSEAGDQRRIMTPEQALAAGVDYMVIGRPVTQSVDPAQTLKAINASLQRSA; encoded by the coding sequence ATGACGTTAACTGCTTCATCTTCTTCCCGCGCTGTTACGAATTCTCCTGTGGTTGTTGCCCTTGATTATCATAATCGTGATGCCGCGCTGGCCTTTGTCGACAAGATCGACCCACGCGATTGTCGTCTGAAAGTCGGCAAAGAGATGTTTACGCTGTTTGGACCTCAATTTGTACGCGAACTTCAACAGCGTGGTTTTGATATCTTCCTCGACCTGAAATTTCACGATATTCCCAACACTGCAGCGCACGCTGTCGCTGCTGCAGCTGACTTAGGCGTGTGGATGGTGAATGTTCACGCCTCCGGTGGGGCGCGTATGATGACCGCAGCGCGTGAGGCACTCGTCCCGTTTGGCAAAGATGCACCGCTTTTGATTGCTGTGACGGTGTTGACGAGCATGGAAGCCAGCGACCTGGCCGATCTTGGCGTGACGCTGTCACCTGCAGATTATGCAGAACGTCTGGCGGCACTGACGCAAAAATGTGGCCTTGATGGTGTGGTGTGTTCTGCTCAGGAAGCTGTGCGCTTTAAACAGGTATTCGGTCAGGAGTTCAAACTGGTTACGCCGGGCATTCGTCCGCAGGGGAGTGAAGCTGGTGACCAGCGCCGCATTATGACGCCAGAACAGGCGTTGGCGGCTGGTGTTGATTATATGGTGATTGGTCGCCCGGTAACGCAATCGGTAGATCCAGCGCAAACGCTGAAAGCGATCAACGCCTCTTTACAGCGGAGTGCATGA
- the pdeR gene encoding cyclic di-GMP phosphodiesterase yields the protein MKTVRESTTLYNFLGSHNPYWRLTESSDVLRFSTTETTVPERTLQLSAEQAARIREMTVITSSLMMSLTVDESDLSVHLVGRKINKREWAGNASAWHDTPAVARDLSHGLSFAEQVVSEAHSAIVILDSRRNIQRFNRLCEDYTGLKEHDVIGQSVFKLFMSRREAAASRRNNRVFFRSGNAYEVELWIPTRKGQRLFLFRNKFVHSGSGKNEIFLICSGTDITEERRAQERLRILANTDSITGLPNRNAMQELIDHAINQADNNKVGVVYLDLDNFKKVNDAYGHLFGDQLLREVSLAILSCLEHDQVLARPGGDEFLVLASNTSQSALEAMASRILTRLRLPFRIGLIEVYTSCSVGISLSPEHGSDSAAIIRHADTAMYTAKEGGRGQFCVFTPEMNQRVFEYLWLDTNLRKALENDQLVIHYQPKITWRGEVRSLEALVRWQSPERGLIPPLDFISYAEESGLIVPLGRWVILDVVRQVAKWRDKGINLRVAVNISARQLADQTIFTALKQVLQELNFEYCPIDVELTESCLIENDELALSVIQQFSQLGAQVHLDDFGTGYSSLSQLARFPIDAIKLDQVFVRDIHKQPVSQSLVRAIVAVAQALNLQVIAEGVESKKEDAFLTKNGINERQGFLFAKPMPAVAFERWYKRYLKRT from the coding sequence ATGAAAACCGTTAGGGAGTCCACAACGTTGTACAACTTTCTCGGATCGCACAATCCATACTGGCGGTTGACGGAAAGCAGCGATGTTTTGCGCTTTTCTACCACCGAAACCACAGTACCTGAACGTACGTTGCAGTTATCTGCCGAACAGGCTGCTCGCATCAGGGAAATGACGGTCATCACTTCCAGCCTGATGATGAGTCTGACCGTCGATGAAAGCGATCTTTCTGTGCATCTGGTAGGACGAAAAATCAATAAACGGGAATGGGCTGGCAACGCTTCGGCATGGCATGACACACCGGCGGTTGCTCGTGATTTATCACACGGGCTTTCCTTTGCTGAGCAGGTAGTTTCTGAAGCACATTCCGCAATAGTGATTCTCGACAGTCGGAGGAATATCCAACGCTTCAATCGGTTATGTGAAGATTACACAGGGTTGAAAGAACACGACGTCATTGGGCAAAGCGTGTTTAAACTGTTTATGAGCCGTCGTGAAGCTGCGGCATCCAGGCGCAATAACCGTGTATTTTTTCGAAGCGGCAATGCATATGAAGTCGAACTGTGGATACCAACACGTAAAGGCCAGCGGCTGTTTCTGTTTCGCAATAAATTTGTCCACAGCGGCAGTGGCAAGAACGAGATTTTTTTAATCTGTTCCGGCACCGACATTACCGAAGAGCGCCGCGCTCAGGAGCGACTGCGTATTCTGGCAAATACCGACAGTATCACCGGACTGCCGAATCGTAACGCAATGCAGGAGTTAATCGATCACGCCATTAATCAGGCAGATAACAATAAAGTTGGGGTTGTGTATCTTGATTTGGATAATTTTAAAAAGGTCAACGACGCTTATGGGCATTTGTTTGGTGACCAGCTATTACGCGAAGTGTCATTGGCCATTTTAAGCTGTCTCGAACATGATCAGGTGTTGGCGCGTCCAGGTGGCGATGAGTTTCTGGTACTGGCATCCAATACCTCACAAAGCGCGCTGGAAGCAATGGCATCACGAATTTTGACCCGCTTACGACTCCCCTTCCGCATTGGTTTAATTGAAGTTTATACCAGCTGTTCAGTGGGTATTTCACTCTCTCCCGAACATGGTTCGGACAGCGCGGCTATTATTCGTCACGCCGACACAGCAATGTACACAGCGAAGGAAGGCGGACGAGGACAATTTTGCGTTTTTACCCCAGAAATGAATCAGCGGGTATTTGAATATCTCTGGCTGGATACCAACTTGCGTAAAGCACTGGAAAACGATCAGTTGGTTATTCACTATCAACCGAAAATCACCTGGCGTGGCGAAGTACGCAGTCTGGAAGCTTTAGTACGTTGGCAGTCACCTGAACGTGGGTTGATTCCACCGTTGGACTTTATTTCCTACGCCGAAGAGTCAGGGCTAATCGTGCCTTTAGGCCGTTGGGTGATTCTCGATGTCGTACGCCAGGTGGCGAAGTGGCGGGATAAAGGCATTAACCTGCGAGTGGCGGTAAACATTTCTGCACGTCAGCTCGCCGATCAAACCATTTTCACCGCCCTGAAACAGGTTCTCCAGGAACTCAATTTTGAATACTGCCCTATTGATGTTGAACTGACGGAGAGCTGCCTGATTGAGAATGATGAACTGGCACTGTCTGTTATTCAACAATTTAGCCAACTAGGTGCGCAAGTGCATCTGGACGATTTTGGTACCGGCTACTCTTCACTTTCGCAACTGGCGCGCTTTCCGATCGATGCGATTAAACTTGACCAGGTTTTTGTTCGAGATATTCACAAACAACCTGTATCGCAGTCGCTGGTCCGGGCGATCGTCGCTGTGGCCCAGGCATTGAATCTTCAGGTGATCGCTGAAGGAGTGGAGAGTAAAAAGGAAGATGCTTTTTTAACCAAGAACGGGATCAATGAGCGGCAAGGATTTTTGTTTGCCAAACCGATGCCCGCCGTCGCCTTCGAACGTTGGTATAAACGCTATCTGAAGCGCACATAA
- the yciH gene encoding stress response translation initiation inhibitor YciH, whose amino-acid sequence MSDSNSRLVYSTETGRIDEPKAAPVRPKGDGVVRIQRQTSGRKGKGVCLITGVDLDDAELTKLAAELKKKCGCGGAVKDGIIEIQGDKRDLLKSLLEAKGMKVKLAGG is encoded by the coding sequence ATGAGTGATTCCAACAGCCGTCTGGTCTACTCAACGGAAACCGGACGTATTGATGAGCCAAAAGCGGCCCCTGTACGCCCTAAAGGCGACGGTGTGGTGCGTATTCAGCGTCAGACCAGTGGACGTAAAGGTAAGGGCGTTTGCTTGATTACCGGTGTCGATCTCGATGATGCCGAACTGACAAAACTGGCAGCGGAACTGAAGAAAAAATGCGGCTGCGGCGGGGCAGTTAAAGATGGAATTATTGAAATCCAGGGTGATAAGCGCGATTTATTAAAATCACTGCTTGAAGCGAAAGGGATGAAGGTAAAACTCGCCGGCGGTTAA
- the lapA gene encoding lipopolysaccharide assembly protein LapA — protein MKYLLIFLLVLAIFVISVTLGAQNDQQVTFNYLLAQGEYRISTLLAVLFAAGFAIGWLICGLFWLRVRVSLARAERKIKRLENQLSPATDVAVAPHSSAAKE, from the coding sequence GTGAAATATTTACTCATTTTCTTACTGGTGTTAGCGATCTTCGTGATTTCGGTCACGTTGGGTGCGCAGAACGATCAACAGGTGACGTTTAATTATCTGTTAGCGCAAGGGGAGTACCGTATTTCCACATTGCTGGCGGTATTGTTTGCTGCGGGGTTTGCTATCGGTTGGCTGATTTGCGGCCTGTTCTGGCTGCGAGTTCGTGTTTCCCTGGCGCGCGCTGAACGTAAAATAAAGCGACTGGAAAACCAGCTTTCACCCGCGACTGACGTGGCTGTAGCGCCGCATTCGTCAGCGGCGAAGGAATAA
- the yciZ gene encoding protein YciZ, with protein sequence MSEFDAQRVAERIDIVLDILVAGDYHSAIHNLEILKAELLRQVAESTPDIPKAPWEI encoded by the coding sequence ATGTCTGAATTTGATGCCCAGCGCGTTGCCGAACGTATTGATATTGTGTTAGATATCCTTGTGGCAGGCGATTACCACTCTGCGATCCATAATCTCGAGATACTTAAAGCAGAACTCTTGCGCCAGGTTGCTGAATCTACGCCAGACATCCCGAAGGCACCGTGGGAGATTTAA
- the yciT gene encoding DNA-binding transcriptional regulator YciT, whose translation MNSRQQTILQMVIDQGQVSVTDLAKATGVSEVTIRQDLNTLEKLSYLRRAHGFAVSLDSDDVETRMMSNYTLKRELAEFAASLVQPGETIFIENGSSNALLARTLGEQKKNVTIITVSSYIAHLLKDAPCEVILLGGVYQKKSESMVGPLTRQCIQQVHFSKAFIGIDGWQPETGFTGRDMMRTDVVNAVLEKECEAIVLTDSSKFGAVHSYSIGPVERFNRVITDSKIRASDLMHLEHSKLTVHVVDI comes from the coding sequence ATGAATTCCCGACAACAAACTATTCTACAGATGGTCATTGACCAGGGTCAGGTTAGCGTAACCGATCTGGCAAAAGCCACTGGAGTTTCTGAAGTTACCATTCGCCAGGATCTCAACACCCTCGAAAAACTGAGTTACCTCCGCCGTGCACATGGCTTTGCAGTTTCGCTTGATAGTGATGACGTCGAAACCCGTATGATGAGCAACTATACACTGAAGCGTGAACTCGCCGAGTTTGCCGCGTCACTGGTTCAACCGGGCGAAACTATCTTTATCGAAAATGGCAGCAGCAATGCCCTACTCGCCCGGACTCTGGGCGAGCAGAAGAAAAATGTCACTATCATCACGGTCAGCAGCTATATTGCACATTTGCTGAAAGACGCGCCTTGTGAAGTCATTTTACTCGGTGGCGTGTACCAGAAAAAAAGCGAAAGTATGGTTGGTCCTTTGACACGCCAGTGCATCCAACAGGTGCATTTCAGCAAGGCATTTATTGGTATTGATGGCTGGCAGCCTGAAACTGGGTTTACCGGTCGCGATATGATGCGTACCGATGTGGTCAATGCCGTGCTGGAAAAAGAGTGCGAAGCGATAGTCCTGACTGACAGTTCGAAATTTGGTGCTGTACATTCATACTCCATCGGCCCCGTTGAGCGATTCAATCGCGTGATTACCGATTCGAAAATACGCGCCAGCGATCTGATGCATCTTGAGCACAGTAAACTCACCGTTCACGTCGTTGACATTTAA
- the osmB gene encoding osmotically-inducible lipoprotein OsmB, with the protein MFVTSKKMTAAVLAITLAMSLSACSNWSKRDRNTAIGAGAGALGGAVLTDGSTLGTLGGAAVGGVIGHQVGK; encoded by the coding sequence ATGTTTGTAACGAGCAAAAAAATGACCGCGGCTGTTCTGGCAATTACCCTGGCAATGTCTCTGAGTGCCTGTTCTAACTGGTCTAAACGAGACCGTAACACCGCAATTGGCGCGGGCGCAGGTGCATTAGGCGGTGCAGTACTGACCGATGGCAGTACGCTGGGTACATTAGGTGGTGCAGCCGTCGGTGGTGTTATTGGTCACCAGGTCGGTAAATAA